A window of Pectobacterium carotovorum genomic DNA:
CTCGGCGGTATCGCTGATGCCAGCGATATCAACGGCATCAACATCGTCAGCGGCGTCGTCCCCAACGGGCGGAGACGCTGCGTTACCCGAGGCCACCTTACCGCCAACGAACGCGAACCTGACGGCTTATCTGGACCAGTTTTATACACGAGAAAAAGCACGAACCACGGCATTCCCGGCTACATTGCCGCAGGATGCGCAGCCTTTTGACCTGCTGATTATCAATATCTGTTCGCTGTCATGGTCGGATCTGGAAGTGGCGCAGTTGGAAAACCATCCGCTGTGGAAGAAGTTCGATATCCTGTTCCGTGAGTTTAACTCTGCCACTGCGTATAGCGGGCCTGCATCCATTCGCCTGCTGCGCGCAAGCTGCGGCCAGCAGTCCCACACCGATTTGTATCAGCCAGTGAACCAGCAGTGTTACCTGTTCAGTAATCTGGTGAAGCTGGGCTTTGAAGAGCAACTGATGCTCGACCATTCCGGCGTCTTTGGGAATTACCTGCGTGAGGTGCGTGAAGAGGGTGATATTCAGATCCCGATGCTGTCGCAGGAGGGCATCAGTCACCAGATTACGTCGTTCGACGGCGAGCCAATTTATAACGATCTGGAGCTGTTAAATCGCTGGTTGGGCGAACGGGGTAAAGCGATGACGACGCGTAACGCGACCTTCTTTAACCTGATTCCACTCCATGACGGTAACCGCTTTGTGGGTACGAACCAGTCGGCAGACTATGCACCACGCGCGAAAACGCTGTTTGACCAACTGGATACGTTTTTTGATGAGTTGCAAAAATCCGGCCGCAAAGTCATGGTGATTGTGGTGCCGGAGCACGGCGCGGCGCTGGCTGGGGATAAAATGCAAATGTCCGGGCTGCGCGATATTCCTAGCCCGAGTATCACGCATATTCCGGTCGGTGTGAAACTGTTTGGCCTACAGGCGCCGCATCAGGGCGACGCGCTGGAGATTACGTCTCCGAGCAGCTATCTGGCGATTTCAGAACTGGTGGCTCGGATGGTGGACGGCAAGGTGTTCACCGCGCCTTCTGTTGACTGGCAAACGCTGACGAACGCACTGCCGCAAACGGAAGCGATCTCGGAAAATGAGAACGCTATCGTGATGCAATATCAGGGAAAACCTTACATTCGCCTGAACGGCGGAGACTGGGTGCCTTACCCACAATAATGTCATCCCATCATGTTATCGGGCAGGCGAGAATCCTGCCCGATTCCCTTGTCTGTTCCCCGAATGACCGCGCTAGCTTATGCAGGGGATATCCCCTATTCTGAGGCCGCGTTACCGCTGTTGCCAAAGGTAGCCTAGGATTAAGATGAAATCCCCCGAACATCAGCAGAAAACAGCGTTAAGGCGGCGATAAGCTGCCTTATACTATTTGCCGCGTGTAAATCGCGTTGCTGGGTGTAACGCGTGCGCATTTTTCGCGTTGTGTATTGCTCACCTGTTTGTGGTTTGGTGAGCCAGGTATTCAGGTCTGCATAAAAGGTTGACGGAGAAAGCGCTTGCGGCTCAGACGTTCATTAACGATTAAACAGATGACAGCCGTGTCAGCCGTGGCACTGGTGACGATCAGTCTGTTTATCGTCATACAGCTCTTTCACTTCGTTCATCAGCGCCGTGAAGATTATGCCAAGCAGTTGGAGAGCATCGCGTATTCCGTGCGCCAACCGCTGACGGATGCGGTGTTACAAGGGGAAGTGCAGCGGGCGGGCAATATTCTGGATAGCCTATTACCGGTTGCTTTTCTGAGCCGGGCAGATGTGCTGCTGCCGGATGATTTCCAGACGCTACACGCGAATTTCCCGAAAGAGCGTCCGGTGCCAGACTGGATCGCACGGGTCTTTAAGCTGCCTATCCGCATCTCTATTCCGCTCTATTCCCCGCCGCAGACGCAGTATTCGGCTCCGCTGGCGCATCTGGTGTTGCAGGCGGATTCCTACCGGATGTATCAATTTATCGTCAGCACCTTTTCAACCATGCTGGCGACGTATCTGCTGCTGGCGCTGATTATGTCGATCGCCATTACCTGGTGCATTAACCGCCTGCTGATACACCCACTGCGTGGGATTATTGTCGAGTTACAGAATCTACCGCCGGACGACATGCTCCACCGTCAACTTACGCTGCCGCCCTGGCATCAGGACGATGAGCTGGGCGCGCTGGTACGCAGCTATAACCGCAATCAACAACTGCTGGCGCAGTCGCTTTCTGCCGGAACGGAAGGGGCTGGGCTGTCGGACAAAGCGCACTTCATGCGACGCCTTGAACAGCGTCTGGCCGATGCCACACCGTTCAGTCTGCTGGTTTTCGGGCTTGATTCGTCCGCCAGCAAGCAGGGCAAGGTAGACATGCTGGCGAAGCAGCTCAGCGCGGCGATTGAAGAACAGAACGAGGCAGAGCTCATCTATCTGGCGCGTCTCGACTGTGATGAGTTCGCTATCATCGGGAAACCGCTGCAATCCGCCGGACAGGCGCAAGATTGGGCGCAAAACGTGATGTTGGCGATTAATTCACCCTTTTTGCCTGCGGGCTCCCAGCCGGCGCGGGCTGTCAGCGTGGGTATCCTCACCATTACCGACCCTCGACCCGAGGAGGCGGCGCTGCTTTTATCACAGGCACGTTTTGCTATGCAGCTGGCACGGCGTGATAAAAAATGCGGAATTCATCAATTCACGGTGCCTTCCTGAGTATTCATAGGTAACGTAAATGTTACTTTTTATATATAGGTTTCCTGAAAGGCGCATTCCCCGTATGGCGGGGGTTTGAGGGCTTTTTAACGCCACTCTTCTGCCGAAAAAACGTGCATCTGTTACAAGTAAATTGCACTGATGTTTCTTTATAATTCCTGCTGACGTGATTCAGCTCTTGTTTTTAACCTGTCGTTCACAAACTAAACTTATAAAACATTCTCAGCTTGTTATTGCAATGTTACTTTTCGGCGCAATCACAGGCGGCATTTTCGTACCCTATTCCCCTCCTGTGTTTTCCCCACCATAGGACGTATGTATGAAAACATCAATTTTTAAAAGTCTTTATTTTCAAGTTCTTGCCGCCATTACAATAGGGATACTGTTGGGGCATTTCTACCCCCAACTTGGCGAGCAAATGAAGCCGCTGGGCGATGGGTTTGTTAAATTAATTAAAATGATTATTGCACCGGTTATCTTCTGTACGGTAGTAACTGGTATCGCAGGCATGGAAAGTATGAAGTCGGTCGTACTGGTGCAGTCGCCCTGCTGTATTTTGAAATCGTGAGTACGATTGCGCTGATTATCGGCCTGGTCGTGGTCAACGTGGTGCAACCTGGTGTGGGCATGAACATCGATCCAAGTACGCTTGATGCGTCTGCGGTGGCGGTTTATACCCAACAGGCTTCGCAACAGGGTCTGATTCCATTCCTGATGGACGTGATTCCAGCGAGTGTGGTCGGTGCGTTTGCCAGCGGTAATATCTTGCAGGTTCTGCTGTTTGCTGTGATGTTCGGCTTTGCGCTGCACCGCTTAGGGCCAAAAGGCAAGGTGATTTTCGATGTGATCGACAGCTTCTCCAAGGTCATTTTCGGCGTCATTAACATGATCATGAAACTGGCTCCGCTGGGTGCGTTCGGTGCAATGGCCTTCACCATCGGTAAATATGGTGTCGGTACGCTGATACAATTGGGACAGCTGATCGCCTGCTTCTACATCACCTGTGTGCTGTTCGTGTTCCTGGTGCTGGGTAGTATTGCCAGAGCGACGGGCTTCAGCATCTTCAAATTCATCCGCTACATCCGTGAAGAACTGCTGATCGTACTGGGCACATCCTCTTCTGAATCCGTGCTGCCACGTATGCTGGAGAAGATGGAGAAGGTCGGTTGTAAAAAATCGGTCGTGGGTCTGGTGATTCCTACTGGCTACTCGTTCAACCTGGATGGCACCTCCATCTATCTGACGATGGCGGCGGTATTTATCGCTCAGGCGACCAACAGCCACATGGATATCTGGCATCAGATTACCCTGCTGGTGGTGCTGTTGCTGTCCTCTAAAGGCGCAGCGGGCGTGACGGGAAGTGGATTCATCGTGCTGGCGGCAACGCTGTCTGCCGTGGGCCACCTGCCTGTTGCTGGCTTGGCGTTGATTCTGGGTATTGACCGTTTCATGTCAGAAGCCCGTGCGTTGACCAACCTGATTGGTAACGGTGTGGCGACCATCGTGGTCGCGAAATACTGCCGCGAGCTGGATGAGAAGAAACTGGATGCTGAGCTGTCTGGCACCAACAAGAACGATAACGCAGCTACACCAACTGCGCAGTCATAATTCCAACGTGTAGTCATCGTTCCGGTATCGTTTTCTAAATCAGTTCCCCACGGCGCTAACGCCCGTGGGGAATTTTTTTGTCTGCCAACACGTCGAACCAAACTGTTTCCCTTCCTTTTCTTACCCGCCATTAAACGTAAAAATATTGTTAAATATGACTATTTTTACCTTTTTTGCAGATTATTTCGTCTTCTGGAGTGACATAGACAAAAGCGCGCGGTCTAAGGGAATGGTACACTTCGCGTCTTCAATTTTTTCCGTGATATATCCACGAGAGTGTGCGGTGGCAGACGCAAGGCCACCATAATGATCAACAATAACCACATTATTATGTTGGATAGCTATTAGTAGGGGTTCACATGCAGGGCACCAAAAAGGCGCTTTTCGTTGGTGGTTTGTTGCTGGCCGTGGTCAGCAGCGGCGTGCAGGCTGAAGCACTACAGCCCGATCCTGCCTGGCAGCAGGGTAAACTTGATAATGGTTTTACCTGGCAGTTATTAACCACGCCACAGCGCCCCGGCGATCGGGTTGAGCTGCGTCTGGTTGTTAATGCTGGGTCGCTGCTGGAAAACGCGCAGCAGGTAGGCTTTGCCCATTTTCTTCCCCGTCTGGCCTTAGCGCCCGGCGATAAGCTGTCTGCCGCCCAGCGGCCTTCTATGTGGATGCGGGATGCTAACAGCTCACGCGTCCTGCCTCCGGTCATTGTCTCGTATGACTTCACATCGTATAACCTGAGTTTGCCGAATAATCGCCCTGAACTGCTGAAGGAAGCGCTGACGTGGCTTTCGGAAAGCGCAGGGCAGATGACGTTCGATGAAAAAAGCCTACAGGCTGCGTTGAAGGTGCCCGATCAGGTGGCAACCTTTCCGGTTAACCCACAAGATCCGAGCTGGCGCTATCGCCTGAAAGGCTCACCCCTGCTGGCGCACGATCCTGCTCAGGACGTCAAACCGCCGTTGAATGGCGAGCAGCTCCAGCAGTTTTATAAAACCTGGTATACGCCAGATGCGATGACGCTCTACATCGTCGGTCATGTAGATAACCGCAGCGTGATCGAGCAGATCGGGAAAGTCTTCTCCCTGCTGGAAGGGAAACGTGAAGCGCCAGCGCCGTTGCCGACATTAAGCCCGCTACCGCCGCAGGCGATCAGCCTGATGAATAACAACGTCCAGCAGGATACGCTGTCGCTGATGTGGGATGCCCCGTGGCACCCGATTCGTGAATCGCAGGCGTTGGTTCGCTACTGGCTGGGCGATATGACGCGGGAGGCGATGTTCTGGCACCTACAGCAGGTGCTGGAGAAGAGCTCGCTGAAGAGCAATAACCTCCGCTTCGACTGCAATGTGTTTTATACCCGTTCTCAGTGTGCGATTCATATGGATGTACCGAATAGCGACGGTGTTGAACCGGGCGTGACGTTTATGGCACGTGAGCTGGCGACGCTGCGTGAAAAAGGGCTGACACAGCAAGAGTTTGATGCACTGATTGCGCGCAAGACGGACGAGCTGAACAAGCTGTTTGCGACCTATGCGCGTACCAGCACGGACATCCTGATGGATCAGCGGCTGCGCTCTCAGCAGAATGGCGTCGTAGATATTTCTCCCGAGCAGTATCAGAAACTGCGCCAGACCTATTTGTCCGCGTTGACGCTCGATATGCTGAATCAGGAACTGCACCAGCAGCTGGTACAGGATACAACGCTGATGTTGATCCAACAGCCCGGTGAACCGGAAGCGAATATGAAGGCGTTGCAAGAAGCGTATAACCGGATTATGACGCCGGTGGCCGAACCGGTTGCCCGCGCTGGGGCAGCGGCATCTGAAGGCGCAGTTTCCGAAGAAACAAAACCGCAGGAAACGGCGCCCACCGCACAGTAAGTCATTAATCAGTAAATCTTTAATCAGCAAATAGTAAAGGCCGCGATTGCGGCCTTTACTATTACCACGCTACGTACGGTTTACGCAGGCATTGCCTCAAGCGGGATAATCGCGCCACGGTATTGAATGACCGTGCTGGCCGTCAGGTGGCCGCGCTGTGCGGCTTCCTGCGTGCTGCCGCCGTTCAGACGTACTGCCAGATAACCTGCGCTGAAAGAGTCGCCTGCGGCGGTGGTATCGACCACTTTCTCTTTTGGCAATTTGATCGCGGGAACATCAACCAGCTCTTGTCCGCGTTCAGACACGATGCAGGAATCAGCACCGCGTTTGATGACCACTTCGTTAACGCCCAAACCGTGCGTCCGGTCCAGCACCGCTTCCAGCGGCTTCGTGCCCCACAGCATGTCTTCGTCATCCAGTGTCAGGAAAGCGATATCGGTACAGGACAGGATGTCGGTGTAGGCCTGCTGCGTTTCTTCCTTGCTCTGCCACAGACGTGGGCGATAGTTGTTATCAAAAATCACTTTACCGCCGTTGGCGCGGCAGGCGCGCAGCAGGGCGAGGAGACGCTGACGGCTTTCGGCGTTCAGAATCGCCAGACTGATGCCGCTCAGGTAGAGATAGTCAAATTGTGCTAGCGATTGACCGATTTTTTCTGCTTCCGGGCTGCCCAGCCAGTAGCGGGCAGCAGCATCATTACGCCAATAGTAGAATGTACGCTCGCCGCTATCGTCGGTTTCAATGAAGTATAAACCGGGTAATTTGTTGTCCAGTCGCTGAATCAGGTCGGTTTTCACCCCTTCTTTTTGCCAGGCAGCCACCATCTCGGTACTGAAGCTATCGGTGCCGAGTGCGGTCACGTAATGCACACCCAGCTTATCGGCGTTTACCTGGCGTGCAATGTAAACGGCAGTGTTCAGCGTATCGCCGCCAAATCCACGGTTAAGATCCGTGCCCTTCTGCGACAGTTCGATCATGCATTCGCCGATTACGGCAATGTTAGTAGTTGTCATCACTTTTGGCCTGTTTGAAAAGGTACCCTGCACCTGATGTTATTGGGGATAAAAAATGCGGAAATTAACGTCAGTCTCAACATTACGCGAGACTGAGTCAATAGCCTTGAAACGATGTTTTATTTTTTCATGACGCAGATCGGAAAACCAGTGCTTTCACGCTGCTTTTAGCGATCGGAGGACGGTTCTTTCTCCTGCTCATTCTGATCTGACGAGGTGTCACCTTTGTAATTCGCCGTTGCGATCCAGGCGGCGCAGAAGAGGGTCAAACGAGCGAAGAAATAGAAGAATGCCATCAGGCCAATGACCGAACCGAACGCCGCACCGGAAGGTGAGCTAGCCAGTTTAGGCAGCGCAACGGTCATCGCGAACTTGATGATTTCAAAGCCCACGGCGGCGATCAGCGTGCCGCGAAAAAGCGCTTTGCGTTTGGGTTTATGGCGCGGTAAAACGAAAAATATCCACAGGAATAACAGATAGTTGGCGAATATGGAGATTGACAGGGCAATCAGCGTTAACGCGGGACGCAGCCACTCGATGCCATCCAGCCCCAGCACGGTCACAATCATGTTCTGCGCGGTGCCGGCAACGGAGGTCAGGAAAAGCGTAATAATGAGTGCAATAACCAAACCGATCAGCGACAGGAAATCCCGCGTGTACTGAAAGTAAATCTTCTCTTCATCTTTCGGGTTCCGTTCCCACACGTCACGCGACTGGGCGCGAATCGCCTCACGCAGGTTTCCCATCCAACTGATGCCGGAATAGAGTGCGATCAGCAAACCGGTAATCCCGACGGTGGTACGCTGCTGAACGGCGGTGTTGACGGTACTTTTCAGCGTGTTAGCCAGATTGGGATCGCTGATACTGTTAACGATGCGGTTAATCAGCTCCGTCAGCAGATCGGGATTAGAAGCCAGCACGAAACCCACTGCGGCAAAAGACACCATGAGGATAGGGATCA
This region includes:
- a CDS encoding diguanylate cyclase, which gives rise to MTAVSAVALVTISLFIVIQLFHFVHQRREDYAKQLESIAYSVRQPLTDAVLQGEVQRAGNILDSLLPVAFLSRADVLLPDDFQTLHANFPKERPVPDWIARVFKLPIRISIPLYSPPQTQYSAPLAHLVLQADSYRMYQFIVSTFSTMLATYLLLALIMSIAITWCINRLLIHPLRGIIVELQNLPPDDMLHRQLTLPPWHQDDELGALVRSYNRNQQLLAQSLSAGTEGAGLSDKAHFMRRLEQRLADATPFSLLVFGLDSSASKQGKVDMLAKQLSAAIEEQNEAELIYLARLDCDEFAIIGKPLQSAGQAQDWAQNVMLAINSPFLPAGSQPARAVSVGILTITDPRPEEAALLLSQARFAMQLARRDKKCGIHQFTVPS
- a CDS encoding insulinase family protein, producing MQGTKKALFVGGLLLAVVSSGVQAEALQPDPAWQQGKLDNGFTWQLLTTPQRPGDRVELRLVVNAGSLLENAQQVGFAHFLPRLALAPGDKLSAAQRPSMWMRDANSSRVLPPVIVSYDFTSYNLSLPNNRPELLKEALTWLSESAGQMTFDEKSLQAALKVPDQVATFPVNPQDPSWRYRLKGSPLLAHDPAQDVKPPLNGEQLQQFYKTWYTPDAMTLYIVGHVDNRSVIEQIGKVFSLLEGKREAPAPLPTLSPLPPQAISLMNNNVQQDTLSLMWDAPWHPIRESQALVRYWLGDMTREAMFWHLQQVLEKSSLKSNNLRFDCNVFYTRSQCAIHMDVPNSDGVEPGVTFMARELATLREKGLTQQEFDALIARKTDELNKLFATYARTSTDILMDQRLRSQQNGVVDISPEQYQKLRQTYLSALTLDMLNQELHQQLVQDTTLMLIQQPGEPEANMKALQEAYNRIMTPVAEPVARAGAAASEGAVSEETKPQETAPTAQ
- the yhjD gene encoding inner membrane protein YhjD, coding for MPVPVDPDRQSTSSTPEGDKSSQKPLSFLGKSKRLVARIQAIPSVAHLIRAGERFNDRMGNQFGAAITYFSFLSLIPILMVSFAAVGFVLASNPDLLTELINRIVNSISDPNLANTLKSTVNTAVQQRTTVGITGLLIALYSGISWMGNLREAIRAQSRDVWERNPKDEEKIYFQYTRDFLSLIGLVIALIITLFLTSVAGTAQNMIVTVLGLDGIEWLRPALTLIALSISIFANYLLFLWIFFVLPRHKPKRKALFRGTLIAAVGFEIIKFAMTVALPKLASSPSGAAFGSVIGLMAFFYFFARLTLFCAAWIATANYKGDTSSDQNEQEKEPSSDR
- a CDS encoding sugar kinase, whose translation is MTTTNIAVIGECMIELSQKGTDLNRGFGGDTLNTAVYIARQVNADKLGVHYVTALGTDSFSTEMVAAWQKEGVKTDLIQRLDNKLPGLYFIETDDSGERTFYYWRNDAAARYWLGSPEAEKIGQSLAQFDYLYLSGISLAILNAESRQRLLALLRACRANGGKVIFDNNYRPRLWQSKEETQQAYTDILSCTDIAFLTLDDEDMLWGTKPLEAVLDRTHGLGVNEVVIKRGADSCIVSERGQELVDVPAIKLPKEKVVDTTAAGDSFSAGYLAVRLNGGSTQEAAQRGHLTASTVIQYRGAIIPLEAMPA
- the bcsG gene encoding cellulose biosynthesis protein BcsG is translated as MDDKSRKQQPHTQQQQNIWRYWRGLGAWNVYFLLKFALLWFGYLNFHPLLNLVFLAFLLFPIPNVTLHRWRHIIAIPLGIGLFYHDTWLPGINSILSQGSQVAGFSAAYLLELFNRFINWQMVGAAAVIIVAYLFFAQWIRITVFTVAALAWLNIVNLAGSAVSLMPAISTASTSSAASSPTGGDAALPEATLPPTNANLTAYLDQFYTREKARTTAFPATLPQDAQPFDLLIINICSLSWSDLEVAQLENHPLWKKFDILFREFNSATAYSGPASIRLLRASCGQQSHTDLYQPVNQQCYLFSNLVKLGFEEQLMLDHSGVFGNYLREVREEGDIQIPMLSQEGISHQITSFDGEPIYNDLELLNRWLGERGKAMTTRNATFFNLIPLHDGNRFVGTNQSADYAPRAKTLFDQLDTFFDELQKSGRKVMVIVVPEHGAALAGDKMQMSGLRDIPSPSITHIPVGVKLFGLQAPHQGDALEITSPSSYLAISELVARMVDGKVFTAPSVDWQTLTNALPQTEAISENENAIVMQYQGKPYIRLNGGDWVPYPQ